A stretch of Gymnodinialimonas phycosphaerae DNA encodes these proteins:
- a CDS encoding aldehyde dehydrogenase family protein: MTLLSRISIFFARFLGRRVNGPRFTVSGCGTPRCHGKACCGNGGGHLVSVAKPALGTLQTSGTHVAPSSSHSVETATSAAASAFADWSHRPIAERARTIASMADLLEDRRGDLYAVAEEELGATRSWIDFNIDLAKGILKHVASLGPALEDKTVVHGTPETRSIIRRQAAGVVLGLVPWNAPITLGVRAVAGPLMCGNTVVMKGSDICPRTHQLLVDILNGSGLPEGALSCVVGTQDDAHDIMVALIADPCVRRINFTGSTRVGRDVAIEAARHLKPALLELSGKAPLIVLEDADLDAAVEAACFGAYFNQGQICMSTEWIIVVHSIADTFVSKLTSRVAQLAAETGPDRGRMISAKAVERVRALVEDAVSKGARLLVGGETAADQMQPTLLDGIASNMRVFREETFGPLASVMRVQDAEEAISIANASDYGLNAAIFTADLNRAQAMAETLEYGVVQINGPTVHDDPAMPFGGMKLSGHGRFGGESVIHEFTEQRWIAIHEVGSTPRL, translated from the coding sequence ATGACATTACTTTCCCGGATATCAATATTTTTTGCCCGATTTCTGGGGCGTAGGGTAAACGGACCGCGGTTCACAGTATCCGGCTGCGGGACACCGCGCTGCCATGGGAAGGCTTGCTGCGGAAATGGGGGAGGACACCTAGTGAGCGTGGCGAAGCCTGCTTTGGGCACATTGCAGACGAGCGGCACACATGTGGCCCCCTCGTCATCGCATAGTGTTGAGACCGCTACATCGGCTGCCGCGTCAGCCTTTGCCGATTGGTCCCATCGGCCGATTGCAGAGCGCGCCCGCACGATCGCGTCCATGGCTGATCTATTGGAAGACCGACGAGGTGATCTGTACGCCGTAGCCGAGGAAGAACTGGGCGCCACACGTTCGTGGATCGATTTCAACATCGACTTGGCCAAAGGCATCCTGAAACATGTTGCAAGCTTAGGTCCTGCCCTTGAGGACAAGACCGTGGTGCATGGAACGCCCGAGACCCGGTCTATCATTCGTCGTCAGGCGGCAGGTGTGGTTTTAGGGCTGGTTCCGTGGAATGCCCCGATAACGCTTGGCGTGCGCGCCGTGGCGGGGCCGCTGATGTGCGGCAACACGGTGGTGATGAAGGGTTCTGATATCTGCCCGCGCACCCATCAATTGCTGGTCGATATCCTAAATGGATCTGGCCTGCCCGAAGGTGCGCTAAGCTGCGTCGTCGGTACGCAGGATGATGCCCATGACATCATGGTCGCGTTGATTGCGGATCCTTGCGTGCGGCGGATAAATTTCACCGGATCGACCCGCGTGGGCCGCGATGTTGCGATTGAAGCTGCACGCCATTTGAAGCCTGCGCTTCTCGAGCTGTCTGGAAAAGCGCCGCTCATCGTGTTGGAGGATGCGGACCTCGACGCCGCAGTGGAGGCTGCTTGTTTTGGCGCCTACTTCAACCAAGGCCAGATTTGCATGTCGACCGAGTGGATTATTGTCGTGCACTCCATTGCAGACACCTTTGTGTCCAAGCTGACGTCCCGTGTGGCCCAGCTTGCGGCAGAGACCGGACCTGACCGTGGCCGAATGATCTCGGCCAAGGCAGTTGAACGGGTGCGCGCTTTGGTCGAGGATGCAGTCTCGAAGGGTGCTCGATTGTTGGTTGGGGGCGAAACAGCGGCCGACCAGATGCAGCCGACACTTCTGGATGGCATAGCGTCCAACATGCGGGTGTTCCGAGAGGAAACCTTCGGGCCACTGGCAAGTGTGATGCGGGTGCAGGATGCGGAAGAAGCGATTTCCATTGCCAACGCATCCGATTACGGCCTGAACGCCGCTATCTTCACCGCAGACCTGAACCGCGCGCAAGCGATGGCAGAGACGCTTGAATACGGCGTGGTGCAAATCAACGGACCCACAGTTCACGATGATCCCGCGATGCCCTTTGGCGGTATGAAATTAAGCGGTCACGGGCGATTTGGCGGCGAGAGCGTCATTCACGAATTCACCGAACAGCGCTGGATCGCGATCCACGAGGTTGGGAGCACACCAAGACTGTAA
- a CDS encoding helix-turn-helix transcriptional regulator, producing MVSSGAITRLEADREETVAAPAIIWGPKDANTRIRAHAGSNGAIMTLGEATLSNAIGHKPEVAALRLMSARDFTLDLSMKSDIEQSLAACFSAILRELDAVETGMDTVIEAQIRILMVSLWRVGTADVTPAADHRDVDLTLETFRHLVESHLCDRWPVQRFAQELGMSSDRLHDICTRKLGIPPQRLVLDRLTVEAQALLQRSHLTLDQIADYLGFRSTPQFSAFFKTHTGFPPGAFRKAIRRRDNVAELLQSRTYADWP from the coding sequence ATGGTCTCTTCTGGGGCTATCACGCGCCTTGAAGCCGACCGAGAGGAAACGGTCGCGGCCCCCGCGATCATCTGGGGGCCGAAAGATGCAAACACTCGTATTCGGGCCCATGCGGGAAGCAATGGGGCGATCATGACGCTGGGGGAGGCCACGTTATCGAATGCCATAGGTCACAAACCCGAAGTCGCCGCCCTGCGGTTGATGTCAGCGCGCGACTTTACCCTCGATCTGTCCATGAAGTCGGACATTGAGCAAAGCCTCGCCGCTTGTTTTTCCGCCATTCTGCGGGAGTTGGACGCGGTCGAGACGGGAATGGATACCGTGATCGAGGCGCAGATCCGCATTCTGATGGTCTCGCTTTGGCGGGTGGGCACGGCAGACGTTACCCCAGCCGCCGATCACCGCGATGTGGATCTGACGTTGGAGACGTTTCGTCATCTGGTCGAGTCGCATCTGTGCGACCGCTGGCCCGTGCAACGTTTTGCGCAGGAGTTGGGAATGTCATCAGACCGGCTGCACGATATCTGCACGCGCAAATTAGGTATTCCGCCTCAGCGTCTTGTCTTGGACCGGCTGACAGTGGAAGCGCAGGCCCTGTTGCAACGTTCACACTTAACGCTCGATCAGATCGCCGACTATCTTGGGTTTCGCAGCACGCCGCAATTCAGCGCGTTCTTCAAAACCCATACCGGATTTCCACCGGGCGCATTCCGCAAAGCCATCCGGCGTAGGGACAACGTCGCGGAACTCCTGCAATCGCGGACCTACGCCGATTGGCCGTAA
- a CDS encoding cytochrome P450, with amino-acid sequence MGARTADSAFAPLDTEISLDQLDRDPYPIYRRLRAQSPVLRVQSANRTLLTKAADTKYVKDHPEIFSSDDPNTPMQRAFNAHTLMRKDGEEHLRERMAMAPAFNPRVIKGEWMPAYSDIADEYLDRLPKGEVVDLHKLLSGPYAARGLAVLLGIPEATDEEMQRWSQILIDGSGNFGWRPEPFEHSDQANAEMNALFDRVSVAHRANPNSSALSVMVNSDDPIPESQIYANIKIAIGGGINEPRDALSTILYGLLTNPDQLEEVKRTDNWSGAFEEGVRWVAPIQASSRLVKEDTEIRGYVIPKGDTVMTIQASSNRDEEIYGDGEFYDVYREKKPHQAFGNGPHFCQGTHVARRAIADIMLPKLFERFPNMDLPDPSVVEWRGFGFRGPINLPVRLA; translated from the coding sequence ATGGGAGCACGAACCGCTGACAGCGCGTTTGCACCACTTGATACAGAGATATCGCTGGATCAGTTGGACCGCGATCCCTATCCGATTTACCGCCGCCTGCGTGCCCAATCGCCGGTATTGCGCGTCCAGTCCGCCAACCGCACGTTGCTGACCAAGGCGGCGGATACGAAGTATGTCAAAGACCACCCTGAAATTTTCAGCTCGGATGATCCCAACACGCCGATGCAGCGCGCGTTCAACGCGCACACGCTGATGCGCAAAGATGGGGAAGAGCATTTGCGTGAACGGATGGCGATGGCGCCGGCCTTTAATCCGCGCGTCATCAAGGGCGAATGGATGCCCGCCTACAGCGACATCGCGGACGAATATCTGGATCGTTTGCCCAAGGGTGAAGTCGTTGATCTGCATAAGCTTCTGTCTGGGCCCTACGCGGCGCGGGGGTTGGCGGTGCTGTTGGGCATACCTGAGGCCACAGACGAGGAGATGCAGCGGTGGAGCCAGATATTGATCGACGGATCGGGTAACTTTGGCTGGCGGCCCGAACCATTTGAACACTCAGACCAGGCCAATGCAGAGATGAATGCGCTGTTTGATCGCGTGTCCGTGGCCCACCGCGCCAATCCCAATTCCTCGGCGCTGTCGGTGATGGTCAATTCTGACGACCCGATCCCAGAATCCCAGATTTACGCCAACATCAAGATCGCCATTGGCGGCGGCATCAATGAGCCGCGCGATGCGCTGTCAACGATCCTCTACGGACTTCTGACAAATCCCGATCAGTTGGAAGAGGTCAAGCGCACCGACAATTGGAGTGGCGCGTTTGAAGAAGGCGTGCGTTGGGTGGCACCGATCCAAGCGTCGTCTCGGCTGGTAAAGGAGGACACGGAAATTCGCGGCTATGTGATCCCCAAGGGTGACACGGTAATGACGATCCAAGCGTCCTCCAACCGCGATGAAGAAATCTACGGGGACGGGGAATTCTATGACGTCTACCGCGAAAAGAAGCCGCACCAAGCCTTTGGCAACGGCCCGCACTTCTGCCAAGGCACCCATGTGGCACGTCGTGCCATTGCTGACATCATGCTGCCAAAGCTGTTCGAGCGGTTCCCCAATATGGATTTGCCTGACCCGTCTGTGGTGGAATGGCGCGGGTTTGGATTTCGGGGACCGATCAACCTTCCAGTTCGTCTGGCATGA